From Dehalococcoidia bacterium, a single genomic window includes:
- a CDS encoding DUF1232 domain-containing protein has protein sequence MAGVIGYALSPVDLIPDFIPAIGYVDDLLIVPAGIYLSIKMIPKEVFEECREKARVCNISNNAKWIVASIIVLIWLTVIFFALRLFFATIK, from the coding sequence ATGGCAGGGGTAATTGGGTATGCCTTAAGCCCAGTAGATTTGATTCCTGATTTTATTCCAGCTATAGGTTACGTAGATGACTTACTTATTGTTCCAGCGGGGATATATTTGTCGATAAAGATGATTCCGAAGGAAGTATTCGAAGAGTGCCGAGAAAAAGCTAGAGTATGTAATATCAGTAACAATGCTAAATGGATTGTTGCATCAATTATCGTGTTGATATGGTTGACAGTAATATTTTTTGCTCTGAGACTATTTTTTGCGACCATTAAGTGA